In Pasteurella multocida subsp. multocida OH4807, a genomic segment contains:
- a CDS encoding acetyl-CoA carboxylase subunit beta (COG3094 Uncharacterized protein conserved in bacteria): MDIYLIYTHIVCAFVSFMLLSIRGIMQLKGKNWREKKLLKILPHLSDTLLLVSGIAMFILFDKSIEMWFVIKMLFLAAYIFFATKFFSKKTAYINPNFFSLAIIALSATILVAYYH, translated from the coding sequence ATGGATATTTATTTAATTTATACGCATATTGTGTGCGCATTTGTCTCGTTTATGTTGTTGTCAATTCGTGGGATTATGCAGCTCAAAGGCAAAAATTGGCGTGAGAAAAAATTGTTAAAAATTCTACCGCACTTAAGTGATACCCTATTACTTGTTTCAGGTATTGCAATGTTTATCTTATTCGATAAAAGCATCGAAATGTGGTTTGTCATCAAAATGCTGTTCTTAGCGGCTTATATTTTCTTTGCGACAAAATTTTTCAGCAAGAAAACCGCTTATATTAATCCGAATTTTTTTTCCTTAGCAATTATTGCACTAAGTGCCACCATTCTTGTTGCTTATTACCATTAA
- a CDS encoding translation initiation factor Sui1 (COG0023 Translation initiation factor 1 (eIF-1/SUI1) and related proteins) — protein sequence MSSNLVYSTEFGRIKTEKPQVERPKGDGIVRIQRQVSGRKGNGVSVITGLDLADAELKLLAAELKKRCGCGGSVKNGTIEIQGEKRDLLKQLLEQKGYTVKLAGG from the coding sequence ATGAGTAGTAACTTAGTTTATTCAACAGAGTTTGGACGGATCAAAACCGAAAAACCTCAGGTTGAGCGTCCTAAAGGCGATGGCATTGTACGAATTCAACGTCAAGTGAGCGGTAGAAAGGGGAATGGCGTTTCAGTCATTACTGGTCTAGATTTAGCCGATGCTGAATTGAAGTTACTTGCCGCAGAACTCAAAAAACGTTGTGGCTGTGGTGGCTCGGTAAAAAATGGTACGATTGAAATTCAAGGTGAAAAACGCGATTTGCTTAAGCAGTTGCTTGAACAAAAAGGTTACACAGTGAAATTGGCTGGTGGTTAA
- a CDS encoding orotidine 5'-phosphate decarboxylase (COG0284 Orotidine-5'-phosphate decarboxylase): MTSKIIVALDYEKEEDALRLVDQIDPSLCRLKVGKEMFTTLGTKFVKELHKRDFDVFLDLKFHDIPNTVARAVRSAADLGVWMVDLHASGGLRMMEEAKKILEPYGKDAPLLISVTVLTSMEDLDLLQIGINASPMEQVIRLANLTQRAGLDGVVCSPQEVEILRANCGKDFKLITPGIRPIGSDFGDQRRVMTPAGAIQSGSDYLVIGRPITQADNPAEVLKAINVSLPTT; encoded by the coding sequence ATGACGAGTAAAATTATTGTCGCATTAGATTACGAAAAAGAAGAAGATGCGTTACGCCTCGTTGATCAAATTGATCCAAGTTTATGTCGCTTGAAAGTGGGTAAAGAAATGTTTACCACATTAGGCACTAAGTTTGTTAAAGAATTACATAAGCGTGATTTTGATGTGTTCTTAGATTTAAAATTCCATGATATTCCGAATACGGTTGCAAGAGCGGTACGTTCTGCAGCAGATTTAGGCGTGTGGATGGTGGACCTGCACGCGAGTGGGGGATTACGTATGATGGAAGAAGCAAAGAAAATTCTTGAACCTTACGGCAAAGATGCGCCTTTATTAATCAGTGTAACCGTATTGACGAGTATGGAAGACTTAGATTTACTTCAAATCGGTATTAATGCCTCACCAATGGAACAAGTCATCCGTTTAGCTAACTTAACACAACGTGCGGGCTTAGATGGTGTGGTTTGTTCTCCACAAGAAGTAGAAATTTTACGTGCAAACTGCGGTAAAGATTTTAAATTAATTACACCTGGTATTCGCCCAATTGGGAGCGATTTTGGCGATCAACGTCGTGTGATGACTCCTGCTGGTGCCATTCAATCTGGTTCGGACTATCTTGTGATCGGTCGCCCAATTACACAAGCAGACAATCCAGCTGAGGTGTTAAAAGCAATCAATGTGTCGTTACCTACAACGTAA
- a CDS encoding tetratricopeptide repeat protein (COG2956 Predicted N-acetylglucosaminyl transferase): MLELLFLLLPIAAAYGWYMGHRSAKKDQEDMTNKFSRDYVTGVNFLLSNQPEKAVDLFLNILQKQETQNEIDSTSQFEAELTLGNLYRSRGEVDRALRIHQALDRSPDYTFEQKLLAKQQLAKDFMAIGFYDRAENLYIMLVDEPEFAENALQQLAIVYQKTKEWKKAINVAEKLAKISPQSNNIELAQYYCEYAQSLVLDNKQTQKELLLSALNVAPNCVRASILLGEVLLKEKRYQSAAQVLENVLEQNPAYVGEVLTLLQICYRKLNQLENFELFLIRASRLTKNSAVELALADLIEEMDGKPAAQAKLYQQLNQHPTTFLFHRFIQYQMDDAEEGRGKESLVLLHKMVGERIRQNFDYRCTNCGYQTHKLVWCCPSCRHWESIKPIED; encoded by the coding sequence ATGCTCGAGTTGCTCTTCCTACTTTTACCTATTGCAGCGGCTTACGGTTGGTACATGGGACATCGAAGTGCTAAAAAAGATCAGGAAGATATGACAAATAAATTCTCCCGCGATTATGTCACGGGAGTTAATTTTCTTTTATCTAATCAGCCTGAAAAAGCGGTTGATTTATTTCTTAATATTCTACAAAAACAAGAAACGCAAAATGAGATAGATAGCACTTCACAATTTGAGGCAGAGTTGACTTTAGGTAACCTTTATCGCTCTCGTGGTGAAGTCGATCGGGCTTTGCGGATTCATCAAGCTTTAGATCGCAGTCCTGATTATACATTTGAACAAAAGCTACTTGCGAAGCAACAGCTTGCCAAGGATTTTATGGCAATCGGTTTTTATGATCGGGCTGAAAACCTATATATTATGTTAGTGGATGAGCCTGAATTTGCTGAGAATGCGTTACAACAGCTCGCAATTGTGTATCAAAAAACAAAAGAATGGAAGAAAGCCATTAATGTGGCAGAAAAGCTAGCAAAAATTTCGCCTCAGTCAAATAATATTGAGTTAGCCCAATATTATTGTGAATATGCACAAAGCTTGGTATTGGATAATAAACAGACACAAAAAGAGTTGTTACTCTCTGCGTTAAATGTTGCGCCAAATTGTGTTCGCGCGTCTATTTTGTTAGGTGAAGTTTTACTTAAAGAAAAACGTTATCAATCTGCTGCGCAAGTACTTGAAAATGTCTTGGAACAGAATCCTGCCTATGTAGGTGAGGTTTTGACTTTGCTACAGATCTGTTATCGAAAGTTAAATCAACTAGAGAATTTTGAATTATTTTTAATTAGAGCGAGTCGTTTGACTAAAAATAGTGCAGTGGAATTAGCATTAGCTGATTTAATTGAAGAAATGGATGGTAAGCCTGCTGCTCAAGCCAAGCTCTATCAGCAATTAAACCAACATCCTACAACATTCTTATTTCATCGTTTTATTCAATATCAAATGGATGATGCAGAAGAAGGACGAGGAAAGGAAAGTCTTGTTTTATTACATAAGATGGTAGGCGAGCGGATTAGACAAAATTTTGATTACCGCTGTACAAATTGTGGTTATCAAACACATAAATTAGTATGGTGTTGCCCATCGTGTAGACATTGGGAAAGCATTAAACCTATAGAAGATTAA
- a CDS encoding 30S ribosomal protein S1 (COG3771 Predicted membrane protein) — protein sequence MIKYILGLVLVLAIVLVAVTIGANNDQMITFNYMVAQSEIRLSTLVAILFGLGLLLGWLISAIFYLKLKLKNMSLTRQIKRQTLQINELTTARDKAAK from the coding sequence ATGATTAAATATATTTTAGGATTAGTACTAGTACTTGCAATTGTACTTGTTGCGGTCACGATTGGCGCGAACAATGATCAGATGATTACTTTTAATTATATGGTGGCGCAAAGTGAGATTCGTCTATCAACGTTAGTGGCGATTTTATTTGGTTTAGGATTGCTTTTAGGCTGGTTAATCAGTGCGATCTTTTATCTTAAATTAAAGTTGAAAAATATGTCATTAACTCGTCAAATTAAACGCCAAACACTACAAATTAATGAATTAACCACTGCTCGAGATAAGGCTGCTAAATAA
- a CDS encoding integration host factor subunit beta (COG0776 Bacterial nucleoid DNA-binding protein), giving the protein MTKSELIERLVQKHHSIAAKDVENAVKEILDQMSFALENGKRIEVRGFGSFSLHYRQPRLGRNPKTGEQVKLDAKSVPHFKAGKELRERVDIYA; this is encoded by the coding sequence ATGACTAAATCAGAGCTTATTGAGCGTTTAGTTCAAAAACATCATTCAATTGCTGCAAAAGATGTTGAAAATGCAGTAAAAGAAATTTTGGACCAAATGTCATTCGCCTTAGAAAATGGTAAGCGCATTGAAGTGAGAGGATTTGGTAGTTTTTCTTTGCATTATCGTCAACCTCGTTTAGGTCGAAATCCTAAAACGGGTGAACAAGTGAAATTAGACGCAAAATCTGTCCCGCACTTTAAAGCTGGAAAAGAGCTGAGAGAGCGTGTTGATATTTACGCATAA
- the rpsA gene encoding 30S ribosomal protein S1 (COG0539 Ribosomal protein S1), whose amino-acid sequence MTESFAQLFEESLKELETRQGSIVSGTVVAIQKGFVLVDAGLKSESAIPVEEFLNAQGELDVQVGDVVNVALDAVEDGFGETKLSREKAVRHESWIELEKAYEEQATVIGLINGKVKGGFTVELNGVRAFLPGSLVDTRPVRETLHLEGKELEFKVIKLDQKRNNVVVSRRAVIESENSQEREQILENLQEGSEVKGIVKNLTDYGAFVDLGGVDGLLHITDMAWKRVKHPSEIVNVGDEITVKVLKFDKDRTRVSLGLKQLGQDPWVAIAENHPVNSKLTGKVTNLTDYGCFVEILDGVEGLVHVSEMDWTNKNIHPSKVVSLGDVVEVMVLEIDEERRRISLGLKQCKPNPWLQFAETHNKGDKVEGKIKSITDFGIFIGLEGGIDGLVHLSDISWNVSGEEAVRNYKKGDEVAAVVLQVDAVKERISLGIKQLEEDPFNNFVAVNKKGAVLSAKVVEADAKGAKVELDGGVEGYIRAADLTNEVNAGDVVEAKYTGVDRKARIVHLSARAKDQAEEAAAVATVNNKQEDVAIPNAMAEAFKAAKGE is encoded by the coding sequence ATGACTGAATCTTTTGCTCAACTATTTGAAGAATCATTAAAAGAACTTGAAACCCGTCAAGGTTCTATCGTTAGCGGTACTGTTGTTGCTATTCAAAAAGGCTTTGTGCTTGTTGACGCTGGTTTAAAATCTGAATCAGCTATCCCTGTTGAAGAATTTTTAAACGCACAAGGCGAATTAGACGTTCAAGTTGGTGATGTTGTGAATGTTGCGTTAGACGCTGTTGAAGATGGTTTTGGTGAGACTAAACTTTCTCGTGAAAAAGCAGTACGTCACGAATCTTGGATTGAATTAGAAAAAGCATACGAAGAACAGGCAACTGTTATCGGTTTAATCAACGGTAAAGTGAAAGGTGGTTTCACAGTTGAGTTAAATGGTGTTCGTGCATTCTTACCTGGTTCATTAGTTGATACTCGCCCAGTTCGTGAAACATTACACTTAGAAGGTAAAGAATTAGAGTTCAAAGTTATCAAACTTGACCAAAAACGTAACAACGTTGTTGTTTCTCGTCGTGCTGTAATCGAATCAGAAAATAGCCAAGAGCGTGAACAAATTCTTGAGAACTTACAAGAAGGTTCTGAAGTTAAAGGTATCGTTAAGAACTTAACTGACTACGGTGCATTCGTAGATTTAGGTGGTGTTGACGGTTTATTACATATCACAGATATGGCTTGGAAACGTGTTAAACACCCAAGCGAAATCGTGAATGTTGGTGATGAAATCACAGTTAAAGTATTAAAATTTGATAAAGATCGCACACGTGTATCTTTAGGCTTAAAACAATTAGGTCAAGATCCTTGGGTTGCAATCGCTGAAAACCACCCAGTCAACAGCAAATTAACTGGTAAAGTGACTAACTTAACAGATTATGGTTGTTTTGTTGAAATTTTAGATGGTGTTGAAGGTTTAGTTCACGTTTCTGAAATGGATTGGACAAACAAAAACATTCACCCTTCTAAAGTGGTTAGCTTAGGTGATGTTGTTGAAGTGATGGTATTAGAAATCGATGAAGAACGTCGTCGTATTTCTTTAGGTTTAAAACAATGCAAACCTAACCCATGGTTACAATTCGCTGAAACTCACAACAAAGGCGACAAAGTTGAAGGTAAAATCAAATCAATCACTGATTTCGGTATCTTCATCGGTCTTGAAGGTGGTATCGACGGTTTAGTTCACTTATCTGACATTTCTTGGAATGTATCAGGTGAAGAAGCAGTTCGTAACTACAAAAAAGGTGACGAAGTTGCAGCAGTTGTATTACAAGTTGATGCAGTGAAAGAGCGTATTTCTTTAGGTATCAAACAACTTGAAGAAGATCCATTCAACAACTTCGTAGCAGTCAACAAAAAAGGTGCTGTATTAAGCGCTAAAGTGGTTGAAGCTGATGCGAAAGGTGCCAAAGTTGAATTAGACGGTGGTGTTGAAGGCTACATCCGTGCAGCTGACTTAACAAACGAAGTTAACGCTGGCGATGTGGTTGAAGCGAAATACACTGGTGTGGATCGTAAAGCGCGTATCGTTCACTTATCAGCACGTGCAAAAGACCAAGCTGAAGAAGCGGCGGCAGTTGCAACAGTGAATAACAAACAAGAAGATGTTGCTATTCCAAATGCAATGGCTGAAGCATTTAAAGCTGCTAAAGGTGAATAA
- a CDS encoding cytidylate kinase (COG0283 Cytidylate kinase) — protein sequence MKKNIVITVDGPSGAGKGTLCYALAEELGFALLDSGAIYRVTALAALKQGVALENENALACLASQLEIQFLPQDNEVKIFLNGEDVSQQIRTQEVAEAASKIAVFSEVRAALLQLQQDFATEKGLIADGRDMGTVVFPTAQVKLFLDASAEERAKRRYKQLQNKGISGNFDQILAEIKARDDRDRNRAVAPLKPADDALLLDSTTLTIDEVIQQALHYIRYRLGLKA from the coding sequence ATGAAAAAGAATATTGTGATTACTGTTGATGGACCCAGTGGGGCAGGTAAAGGAACGTTATGTTATGCGTTAGCTGAAGAGTTGGGGTTTGCTTTATTAGATAGCGGGGCAATTTATCGCGTCACTGCGTTAGCCGCATTAAAACAAGGCGTGGCGTTAGAGAATGAAAATGCCCTAGCTTGCCTTGCTAGCCAATTAGAGATTCAATTTTTACCACAAGATAACGAAGTGAAAATTTTCTTGAACGGTGAGGATGTGAGTCAGCAGATTCGGACACAAGAGGTCGCCGAAGCCGCATCCAAAATTGCTGTTTTTTCTGAAGTTCGAGCCGCACTTTTACAGCTTCAGCAAGATTTTGCAACAGAAAAGGGCTTAATTGCGGATGGGCGTGATATGGGGACTGTCGTTTTTCCAACTGCACAAGTTAAGCTGTTTTTAGACGCAAGCGCAGAAGAAAGAGCAAAAAGACGCTATAAACAGTTGCAAAATAAGGGAATTAGTGGTAACTTTGACCAGATTTTAGCCGAGATAAAAGCGCGTGATGATCGAGATAGAAATCGAGCTGTTGCGCCGCTTAAGCCCGCGGATGATGCATTGTTGTTGGATAGCACAACATTAACGATTGATGAAGTTATTCAACAAGCGCTGCACTATATTCGTTATCGTCTTGGACTCAAGGCTTAA
- a CDS encoding hypothetical protein (COG1629 Outer membrane receptor proteins, mostly Fe transport): MDAQHTFRKKLIAILVCAAVAPVYAETVEKAQTKEKNMLTEIVVYGDQNQSMSSTQSVTQDDIKKAPVTNGNMTDYLRSNPHVRYEYSDQNSFQRGEIKPDNISINGADYNQTTFFVDNVNVNNDMGLGSDLFDGTMATVPLANHSQAYFFDANLLSSIVVHDSNVSASLGGFSGGAVVAKTKQYDGKDRIKLSYRTTDSSWAKFNVEEKDVERFKKAVPEGSIAEFQPKYAKHFVNIMAEKGLGENLGAVIGFSRRASDIQQSRQINPQGDRDNQTHSRRSDNALLNFNLTPNDQHRFELGLRYSDYRERKFYATNIDSNVYDYHSAYGATLSWVNALQSGVLTSTLAYDHFKDKRTAPSTHMKTIIVDDNEYTLGSMGNSQLNQKNTHFSLEYAINPFDTGAFNHSVSLGGIFQHTAYRFNRDADALGEIITQIDLGMDLDGDGKNDIFENKSSNVARKGTVKTHYQNLAFYAEDLITWKNLEFRAGLRVERDDYLKNTNIAPRTVLRYKPFESTALSVGWNRYYGRSFASMKLSEGIFKLDGHDTFRYKDTRSFKTPHSDELSFGIEQTLSPFTVNLKYILRNNKQRIVLQEKEMLDAQGEMQKVRFYQRGKDYKANVLTLQVTPLDAWELGLTRWHTSFAFDWLDTKAIDYGRGYDASSLVILDGKLMTYEQMLKKVNAYKEDWGARLSIDMFVPTLDFTWANTLYVKAPTTLTEYIGGTPEAYRSYNYGTHTQWDTSFRWQPTVAEKHRPYIKLDVLNVLNKTRKGAGPNGQDLGIYTPGREFWLELGYEF, from the coding sequence ATGGATGCTCAACATACCTTTAGAAAAAAACTTATCGCCATATTAGTTTGTGCCGCTGTCGCACCTGTTTACGCAGAAACCGTCGAAAAAGCGCAAACGAAAGAAAAAAATATGTTAACTGAAATCGTTGTATATGGAGATCAGAACCAATCCATGTCATCCACACAAAGTGTGACCCAAGATGACATCAAAAAAGCGCCTGTCACGAATGGCAATATGACGGATTATTTACGTTCTAATCCACATGTACGCTATGAATACAGCGACCAAAATAGCTTCCAACGTGGCGAAATCAAACCTGACAATATTTCAATTAATGGTGCAGATTATAACCAAACCACATTTTTCGTTGATAACGTGAATGTTAACAATGATATGGGATTGGGCAGTGACCTTTTTGATGGCACCATGGCAACGGTTCCACTTGCCAACCATTCACAAGCCTATTTTTTTGATGCGAATCTCCTCTCATCTATTGTGGTTCACGATAGTAATGTCTCGGCCAGTTTAGGGGGGTTCTCTGGCGGAGCCGTTGTAGCAAAAACGAAACAATATGATGGCAAAGATCGCATTAAGCTCAGTTATCGGACAACTGACTCATCTTGGGCAAAATTCAACGTTGAAGAGAAAGATGTAGAGCGTTTTAAAAAAGCGGTTCCTGAAGGTTCGATTGCTGAATTTCAACCTAAATATGCTAAACATTTCGTGAATATCATGGCAGAAAAGGGATTGGGTGAAAATTTAGGTGCCGTGATTGGCTTCAGTCGTAGAGCATCGGATATCCAGCAATCGCGCCAAATTAATCCACAGGGTGATCGCGATAATCAAACTCATTCTCGCCGTTCCGATAATGCGTTACTTAATTTTAATTTAACGCCTAACGATCAACACCGCTTTGAATTGGGGTTACGTTATTCTGATTATCGTGAACGAAAATTTTATGCCACAAATATTGACAGTAATGTGTATGACTACCACAGTGCTTACGGTGCTACACTTTCTTGGGTTAATGCTCTTCAATCTGGGGTATTAACCTCAACCTTGGCTTACGATCACTTTAAAGACAAAAGAACAGCGCCTTCTACACATATGAAAACGATCATTGTTGATGACAATGAATACACGTTGGGTAGTATGGGGAACAGCCAATTAAATCAAAAAAACACTCATTTTTCCCTTGAATATGCCATCAATCCATTTGATACTGGTGCATTTAACCATTCCGTCTCTTTAGGAGGGATTTTTCAACATACAGCATACCGTTTTAACCGTGATGCTGATGCCTTAGGGGAAATTATCACTCAAATTGATCTGGGTATGGATTTAGATGGCGACGGCAAAAATGATATATTCGAAAACAAATCCAGCAATGTTGCCCGAAAAGGCACGGTGAAAACGCACTATCAAAATCTAGCATTCTATGCGGAAGATTTAATAACGTGGAAAAATCTAGAATTTCGTGCGGGTCTACGTGTTGAGCGAGACGATTATTTAAAAAACACCAATATTGCGCCAAGAACCGTATTACGTTATAAACCTTTTGAATCAACCGCTCTGAGCGTAGGTTGGAACCGTTACTATGGTCGCTCCTTTGCTTCAATGAAATTATCTGAGGGCATATTTAAACTGGATGGGCATGACACTTTCCGATACAAAGATACTCGTTCGTTTAAAACCCCTCACTCTGATGAATTAAGTTTTGGGATAGAACAAACGCTTTCACCTTTCACCGTAAATCTAAAATATATTTTACGTAATAATAAACAACGCATTGTTTTACAAGAAAAAGAAATGTTAGATGCACAAGGTGAAATGCAAAAAGTCAGATTTTACCAACGCGGCAAAGACTACAAAGCCAATGTACTCACTTTACAAGTGACCCCGCTTGATGCATGGGAATTGGGGCTTACTCGTTGGCATACCTCATTTGCTTTTGATTGGCTAGATACCAAAGCCATCGATTATGGTCGAGGTTATGATGCCTCATCACTTGTTATCTTAGATGGTAAGTTAATGACCTATGAACAAATGTTAAAAAAAGTGAATGCTTATAAAGAAGATTGGGGCGCGCGTTTAAGCATTGATATGTTTGTACCAACTCTTGATTTTACTTGGGCAAATACACTTTATGTCAAGGCTCCAACAACGTTAACAGAATATATTGGTGGAACGCCAGAAGCTTATCGTAGCTATAATTATGGTACACATACACAATGGGATACGAGCTTCCGCTGGCAACCCACTGTGGCAGAAAAACATCGTCCTTATATCAAGCTAGATGTGCTGAATGTGTTAAACAAAACACGTAAAGGCGCTGGTCCTAACGGACAAGATTTGGGTATCTACACCCCTGGGCGTGAATTTTGGCTCGAGCTAGGCTACGAGTTTTAA
- a CDS encoding zinc protease PqqL (COG0612 Predicted Zn-dependent peptidases), whose product MKKLTALFAALFFLFSCHSTTPTHAERLPFDPHIQHGKLENGLTYYVVQNTDPANRVYIRLVVNAGSMHEDDDQKALHI is encoded by the coding sequence ATGAAAAAACTCACCGCACTTTTTGCTGCCCTGTTCTTTTTGTTTTCTTGTCATTCAACTACACCAACTCACGCTGAACGACTTCCCTTTGATCCTCATATTCAACATGGGAAACTAGAAAATGGTTTGACTTATTATGTTGTGCAAAACACTGACCCAGCTAATCGAGTCTATATTCGCTTAGTAGTTAATGCTGGCTCCATGCATGAAGATGATGATCAAAAGGCATTGCACATTTAG